The genomic interval TATTCATAATTATCCCTTGCCTCAGGCCTTGAGGCCCAGGTGGGCTCCAGAAGGCCTGTGTTCCTGCCAGACAACAGTCCTTAAGGAACGTCATGTAGACAATTGGAATGCCGTTTATCGTGCAAAACACAATAAAACCCTGAGCTCTCTTCCTGTCTCAGAGACCcataaattatgaaaattatacCTGCCCCAGGCCATGGACATATTGTTTTATTAAAGTTCCGATGAATAAACTTAGGGCTCTGAAAAACGTCCTCTCAGCTTTCATCTGGCACACACCTCCAGCACGGAGCTGTCTGCTGGGGTGCGTTCAGTTAAGTTCACAACCCAAGTTGGCCAAGTTGAGCTCATTTCAAGGTGCAGGTTCAGCAGGCTGCAGGGGCCAGCTGGGGAACTGCAGAAGGGGCTCAGGGCCTCCTGGCCTGACGACAGGAGTTGTCCAAGGCGTTCTTGTTTTCTGCCATCAGCGTGGGGACTCCCGCTTGTCctcaccattttcttttttggatgagcTGAGGCTTGTGGTACCGTCATACGAGGTGTGTGGTTATGGATGTGGAGAGTTGAAAtccttctctatttttaaatttagttgcTGGGGAGTCTTTTTAGTCCATCCGGTGCTTCTGTTCCAAGTTGAGGTGCTAAACCTTCAGCTCTCCATTTTCCCATCTACCCTTCAACCGTTGACAGGCCTGTAACTCCTCTGACTCTCAATTTCTGCATCTCGAAGAGGTAAGTAACAATGGTATCGGTCAAGTATGTTCAAGACTTGGCAAAAAGGAACCATTCACTATATTCTAAGCGTTATTATTACCCCAAGTCATTTCATAATTGGGAGCCACGAGGAGCAGGGCCAGTCTAGGAAAGACAACAAAGGCACAGGCAGGACTTTTTCTCTGGCCACCGATTTTTAAGAAACAAGCTCACATTTGTTTAGCTTGTTTCCTCAAGAGGTTTTGGGTGGGTGAGACAAACCCAACATCCTGTATaggtttctgttatttttaatctctaaactgtaggaaaaaaaacaagGGGCAGGCCTGCCCCACGTCTCCACCTATCAAGACACCCAAGACTTAAAGCCTGGGTGTCAGTGACTGGGACTGAGCCAAGGAAAACCACCTCCAAGTGTCATCAGTGAAGGAAGACGCCATCATCCAGAAGTGGGAGAGACCACAAGTTCTGGCTGAGGGGGAGGCTGGAGCAGTTCTAGAGCTGAGAAGACCACAAGGAGGATGGACATCCTTAATGCCTTTTTGGGCAGTTACCAGGGGATCCTTGGGATGGGTTTGGATGTCTCGAAAAGGAGCCTGAGGTTTTCAAAGACTGGAAATATGCCATCCCTGGTGACCCCCGAGACCACCCAGAGCTGGATTCAGGGCTCCAGACTGCACCTCTGTCTAGCTTCTTCTGTCCACCATTGTTGGACTCCTTACGGCTaacagaaaaatatctttaaaacagGAGGCATGTGTTCAGTTTCAAAATAATAGTCAAAGTCTCCTTGTGATTGGCATATGCAATGAAAGTAATTAAAgtctctcctccccacctccccccaccagcTACATCCTCTGATTTAAGTGTCTGCGTGGTATGGGAGAGACGGATAGATGGAAGGTGTACTAGAAAGGCAGAGGCACGTCATTTAATAGATGGAAGTCCAAGGGGACGGGTTTGTTACAGTATCCACCAGTCCAGAGAAAGTAAGGAAACTGCCGAGGGTTTTTTCGTTTGCCTTCTGTAAGCCTGTGTGTGGGTATGTATGTGAAAATCTGCTTGGGGAAcaccaaggtgaaaagaaaagagCTGCAGAATTTGTATAAATTGGACAGGTAGATGAACCTCCCCCATTTCCCAGTCATCCATCTGTTACCAATACAATACACTCTTGCATAGGGGAGGGCTTGCCGGAGGATTTAGCACCTGGCATGATTCAGCTTCATCAGAAAGTGAAgctttcctccaggggctctAAAGTCATCCTTGAGGCAGGACCAGGGCCAGGAAGCCCTGTCCCCCTGCCACACTCTCCGCCAGAGCCTGGTCACTCATTTCCATTTGGCAGGTATCCTTTGACAAACTTTTGACACCTTGCTGGGTGAGGATGTTGGGGGTgtgaacacacaaacacacgagAAACGTCAGTCCTATGTATAtttaacaatatatatttatatatattttctagatCAGTACATTCAGTTTTTAACTTGCTTTTTCTTCACAAACAGAAGAACTCTTACAATAGTAgactttctaaaataaatactattaaaatagagcttcaaaataaatattctatacaAAGGAAACCTTCTGTGGTAACTTTTGATGTGGGGTGAGAAAGGGTTACAGTGAAGAGCGAAAATGTGCCAGGATGGGACCCTTGAATAGCTTTTCTGTTTCTAACACAAAACTGAACTGTGGGGCAGTGAGAAGAGAAAGCAAGACAAGACACCACACCGAGTTACCCACAGCAAAAATGGCAGCTTAAGATTTGTCATCGACTGTCACAGTAAGCAGAGGGCATGAAAATGCTTAACAACGGCACAAACCAGAAGGCCAGTGAAGTTCATAGGATGCCCTAGTGACATGTACAGTGCAAAGTGGTGGTGCCTACACCCCTCCGGACACCTCCTGGGGCAGCACAGAGACCATGAAGGTTATGGGATCTGGTCCCAACCCACACTTTCCACACTTGGGACTTATCATAATATAACTGGGCCTCACTCGATGTCAAGCGGGGATGTATGCAGACTCCAGAGCGCTGAAAGAACCAGACACATCACATGATAGTCTTCCATCTGTCAGTTGTGAAGGGGCCCGTATCAACAGCAGGGCCAGTGAGGAGCCTTGGTGTACCCCATCTTCTACCTAGAAAGGCTTGGCTCTCCTAGACCCAGTTCTCAGGGCACTTGCTGGAGTGTTGGGACTTTACGAATCCACCCTCCAGAGGAAGCAGCTGTGGCCCCTTAGGACAAGGGTCCTGGGCCCAGGCTTGTGGATCCCACCCCCAGTTCCAGGCAGAACCACCAGCCATCCCAGATTGAACCTTAGTGGGAAGCAGCTGGCACTCTGCTAAAAAGGTCAAGATGAGAAGGCATAATCCAGCCAAGCAAGCCATTGGTCACAGGACACACAATCAGCCAAAAGTGGCCCCACAAATGCGTTGTGTTCCTGAGAGCTTGATCCCTCAGTGGCCCTTGACTGGCCCCTGGGGGCCACAGACAagccagttttgttttttctttttgccagaaAAACATGCTGAGGGACTGCTATGCAATAGAGCTGGGAGAACGAAAGCTGAGCGCATGGGACACAGAATTCTGCAGACATCCATCCACCTAGCAGGCTAGATGCAAACCAGAAAGAACAAGCCAaagcaggggaaagaaaaaaagaaaaccaaacccaGAAAAATCCGTGTTTACAACTATATACACAAAGTCGGGGTTCAGGAGGCTACTTGACAGGAAACAAGGGTCTTTGTAGAGATGGTGGGTAGGGGTAGGGTGTGTGTGAGCACAGCTTATGTAAATCAGTTCTCCACAGAATGGGCACGTAGAACACCAAAGATCACCAAAGTGCAACTTGCCACTGGGTCAAGCTTCCCGTGGAGACATTTGCGGGAGGGGCTTTGGGGAAAGTTCTGAGGCCTCTCCCAGAGTGGACGTATGCCCTCTCTTTTGGCGGGTAACCTCTGCACACCTGTTCTGAGGAAAAACATCTCCAGTCCCTCAGTACACATCTGATACATTCAATTAGGACAAGTGGTTGGCTGAATGTGTTTTTTCTATCATTCCCTCTGATTTGTGCAAGAACATCCATACATCCATGACAACTGTGGCAAGGGTAGCTACAGGAATCAGCCTTAGAAAATGCAGATGCAGTATTTCATATTCGCCTTTTACAAGCTagcaaatgttatataaataaagCCTAAAATAATAAGACCATCCCCTCCTTTCCTCCAGTCAATAAATACCTACAGTTACAATTAACTTATTCTAAATCATAAGATGTTACTACCAGTCttcaaaaagggaagaaaaaaaaagtccttgagAAGCATTGGGTCCTTGACCATCACAGCTACCTGCCTGCCTCCTTCCAGGAGGCTGTTCTGTTCCTACAGAACAAACTGAAGTGCTACAAAGGCTGTGCCTAGTACACTTCCAACATTGCCCCGGGGTAGCTCTTCTGACCCAAGCTACTTTCTCTCACggcggggagggggaaagggaggaggcACAAATACAACATGAAGCAAAAACCCCACACAATTGCTGGGGAGTAAGGACCAGACACACTACAGCTTTTGCATGCAACAAGTACCTACCCACCGGACAAGCTGCGCTTTCTGAGTCCTTTAGCACCTTGAGAGAGAGTTGCTACGTCTTTgggggctgctgggaggggctcaTGTGGCCACACACAGAAGCAGGGCTCAATCCCAAGAAGCCCCCCGGAGAATCTTTCCCCAACCTGCATTCTTCTGACTCCCCCCACCAGGGCCTCTGAACACTAAAATAGACTCTTTTGTCACCATCTGTCTATTTACATTAAAGATACAGACACTGTACACAAAAGGCTAGGACAGCAAGCAGCAGAATCAGGAGAGAAGAAGCCCACACCCAGCCGTCACTCTGCTAGCGCGAGGTGCTGCCTCTCTTCTCTGCTGTTAAAATCTTCTTCTTGGTAGGGAGGGGGGGGATTGTGTTCCTTGAGGTTGCTCGCCCCCCAGATTTTGAAATCAGCCCTTCCTGGGGGTGGCCCAAAAGGAAGCaagtgttttattattattttttaaaacaccgtTAGTATCTGATATAAAAACATGTAACGACTGGATCCAGAGACCACAGCCTCAGACTCATTGGCAAAATGCTATTTGGTCTCAAATTTGCTGCCCCGGTCTTCTCTACCCATAGTGAAGTTTCTGGGAAGGATCTGAGTAGAGAGAACTGGGGGCACACAGCAGGCAGGTGAGTCTGTGACTCAGTAAGAGCCAAAGGACGGTATTATGAGTGGAACACCCCCGAGAGTTAGTGAGGAAGCTGGAAGGGAGAAAATGTACTGTGCAGTGGTTCCTAAATCCGTCCATGGCTCCAGGCAGAGCAAGGAACGAGGGGCGGGAGCTCCCGAGTATATACAACAGGGATTGCCAGGGTCTACACCTTCCCCAAGATGGGGCAGACTGGGGTGCAGGCTGGGAGAAGAAGGTATAGACGGTAAGACTCCAAGCGTCTTCTTCCAAGTCCCCTGGCCACTCAGATTCCTCCCAGGCAGCCAGAGAGAATGCAAAAGAGCAGGGAGAAAGCGAGGGAGGAGGAGGGCCAGGAAGGCATTCAAGCAGCTGCAACTTCCGGATATGTGTCCACATCTGTGTTCCatcttctgaaaaagaaaaatcgcCCCCAAACCACACCACACCCCTGCCACTGTCTGTTTCACACCAAGTTCCAGGATCCTGAACAAAACAACCCCAAAGTGCTTCTTCATCCTTTTGGGGAAGAGAGGGGTGGGTGATGGTGGTCCCTGTTTCTTcagcagctgggggtggggggtgggtggactAGCAGGGTCAGCCTCAGGATGCTAAAACCTCTGGCTGTGCCGTGGTGCTCTTCTCAGGTGTCAGAAGGGAACCAGGGTTCCAGGCGGAGTGCTGGGACTTGACCCCGAGCGTCAGAAAGGCTTGTCGGGTCTGCTGGCCTTGGCGTCCCCGGCGGCCGCCTTGCAGATGACGCTGTTCGTGTGCTTGCAGCGGCACCCGGGGCGGCGCAGGCGGTCATAGCCGCGCTGGGCCAGCTTCACACAGCCAGTGGCGGGCAGGTAGCAGAGCAGACAGGGCAGCACCAGGGACAGGGCCCCCATGAAGGACCAACGGGCACAGCAGTTTGAGCGGGAGCAGGAGCAGGGGTGGTCGGCGCAGGAGCCCTCATCGTCCTCGTTGGTGCAGTGGTAGAAGATGCCCTGCACCAGGCACATGCAGGTGCCATAGTTGACCAGTGTCTGCGCTGAGCACAGGCACTCCTGGTTGCAGACCCAGCAGGAGGGCAACGTCCGGGGGGACGCGCACTCCTTGCACTTACACTTCCCGCAGGCCTCGCACAGCAAGAAGTGCTTGTCCAGCTCTGGGGGCCCAGCGGGGCCCTTGAGGTCCAGCGGCTTGCAGTGGATGGCCTTGGGCTGGATGCGCACAGCCCTCGGGGAGGCCTGGTCAGCCACGGGTGGGGGTGCCATGTGGTCTAAGAGGCGCTGGTCGGAggacgtgctgctgctgctgctcacagAGCTCGGGCGCCCGCTGAAGGAGATCCAGTGGTGGGTGATGTCCTGGTCACagcgggctggggctggggccagcTCTGGGGCTCCACCCCGGGTCCGCTTGGGGCCAGAGGCGGGTGCCAGGCCAGGGTTGTCAATGTAGTCGTTCTCCACGTGGCTGGTCTTCATCTGGTCGATGGGAAGGATGGTGAGAGGGTGCTGGAGCCGGCTGTGGGCCGTACGGCTGTCCAGTAGGGGCTGGACCATGACTGAGCTGGGAGTCAAGGGGACGCTCTGTGGGATCGGGGGCTCCATGGGGCCGGAGGTCCTGGGATGTGCGGAGTAACAGGCTTCTAGGGGCCCTGGGTGGGGGGGGAGGAAGAGAATGGATTCCAGGCATCAATAGGTGGCCTGTTAACACCCCCATCCAGCATTAGGTCCTTGGGAGCCCAAATGAAATA from Dama dama isolate Ldn47 chromosome 9, ASM3311817v1, whole genome shotgun sequence carries:
- the SPRY4 gene encoding protein sprouty homolog 4: MEPPIPQSVPLTPSSVMVQPLLDSRTAHSRLQHPLTILPIDQMKTSHVENDYIDNPGLAPASGPKRTRGGAPELAPAPARCDQDITHHWISFSGRPSSVSSSSSTSSDQRLLDHMAPPPVADQASPRAVRIQPKAIHCKPLDLKGPAGPPELDKHFLLCEACGKCKCKECASPRTLPSCWVCNQECLCSAQTLVNYGTCMCLVQGIFYHCTNEDDEGSCADHPCSCSRSNCCARWSFMGALSLVLPCLLCYLPATGCVKLAQRGYDRLRRPGCRCKHTNSVICKAAAGDAKASRPDKPF